One window from the genome of Pseudonocardia hierapolitana encodes:
- a CDS encoding GntR family transcriptional regulator, translated as MTSVGERIDPPSLVALAAESIRKMILSGALAPGERLIEERLTEHLGISRPPLREAMRLLQNDGLVVTRPRYGSTVATLTDQDVFEILTLRTGLERMAVELGVPVEDRSRLVACHEALERMERNARDEDRGALVENGYAFHASIVGLAGHRRLSEIYRSVQQQMLLCMSRNLDARERHYENLVEHVRRHRYLLELIEAGDPQAVLAELAVHGERSFAEPHDE; from the coding sequence ATGACCAGCGTCGGCGAGCGGATCGACCCGCCCAGCCTGGTGGCGCTGGCCGCCGAGTCGATCCGCAAGATGATCCTCTCCGGCGCGCTCGCGCCCGGAGAACGGCTGATCGAGGAGCGGCTGACCGAGCACCTCGGCATCAGCCGTCCCCCGCTGCGGGAGGCGATGCGGCTACTGCAGAACGACGGGCTCGTCGTCACGCGCCCGCGCTACGGCTCGACCGTCGCCACCCTCACCGACCAGGACGTCTTCGAGATCCTCACCCTGCGCACCGGCCTGGAGCGGATGGCGGTGGAGCTGGGGGTGCCGGTCGAGGACCGCTCCCGGCTGGTGGCCTGCCACGAGGCGCTCGAGCGGATGGAGCGCAACGCCCGCGACGAGGACCGCGGCGCGCTCGTCGAGAACGGCTACGCGTTCCACGCCTCGATCGTCGGGCTCGCCGGGCACCGCAGGCTCTCGGAGATCTACCGCTCGGTGCAGCAGCAGATGCTGCTCTGCATGTCCCGCAACCTGGACGCCCGCGAGCGGCACTACGAGAACCTCGTCGAGCACGTCCGGCGTCACCGGTACCTGTTGGAGCTGATCGAGGCGGGCGACCCACAGGCCGTCCTCGCGGAGCTGGCCGTGCACGGGGAACGCAGCTTCGCCGAGCCCCACGACGAGTAA
- a CDS encoding RraA family protein, with protein sequence MTIAQDRSAPATADPENLGSLYRHLRVADVADALDGIGYFDLTLMSPEIRPLWEGMRFWGPAATIRCVPANKPMWKLETTEEIVGAHGIWFGKYGHKRLPDDLEPGHVVVTDSGGGREVGFWGSENSMGAVVKGANGIVTDGYCRDTDEVIRQRTPICTRRRGRTIIPGRIEVVEVQTTIACGGVQVRPGDIVGADGDGCIVVPVEAAHEVATHARAILLADMNARRKHYAALGLPADSTVDIEAVEAYYAGL encoded by the coding sequence ATGACGATCGCGCAGGACCGTTCCGCCCCGGCCACGGCGGACCCCGAGAACCTCGGCTCGCTCTACCGGCACCTGCGGGTCGCCGACGTCGCCGACGCCCTCGACGGCATCGGCTACTTCGACCTCACGCTCATGTCGCCGGAGATCCGGCCCCTCTGGGAGGGGATGCGGTTCTGGGGGCCCGCGGCGACGATCCGGTGCGTCCCGGCCAACAAGCCGATGTGGAAGCTCGAGACCACCGAGGAGATCGTCGGCGCCCACGGCATCTGGTTCGGCAAGTACGGCCACAAGCGGCTGCCCGACGACCTCGAGCCCGGTCACGTGGTGGTCACCGACTCCGGCGGTGGGCGCGAGGTCGGGTTCTGGGGCTCGGAGAACTCGATGGGCGCGGTCGTCAAGGGCGCCAACGGCATCGTCACCGACGGGTACTGCCGCGACACGGACGAGGTCATCCGCCAGCGGACGCCGATCTGCACCCGCCGCCGCGGCCGCACGATCATCCCGGGGCGCATCGAGGTGGTCGAGGTCCAGACGACGATCGCGTGCGGCGGCGTGCAGGTGCGCCCCGGCGACATCGTCGGTGCCGACGGTGACGGCTGCATCGTCGTGCCCGTGGAGGCCGCGCACGAGGTGGCGACCCACGCCCGCGCGATCCTGCTCGCGGACATGAACGCCCGGCGCAAGCACTACGCCGCGCTCGGCCTCCCCGCCGACAGCACGGTCGACATCGAGGCCGTCGAGGCCTACTACGCCGGCCTCTGA
- a CDS encoding NAD(P)-dependent oxidoreductase, with translation MDVSPRSTTIGLAGLGNLGLPLAGTLVRAGWDLAVHDTVGERAEPVVALGAKAVPDAAALAERDVLVLAVPDDAAVEQVLDAYLAADRPGRAVVVHSTVLPQTATRLAEVAAARGVELVDAPVSGGAERAESGTLTVMVGGADAAVERVRPLLDTIGDPVLHVGPVGAGAAAKLANQLTMFANLAGVYEAIDFAAAHGVATDALLTALETSLGDSWIARNLGFWDRTAAAYDRSGTPVSARPWSKDLAEVVQAARAADVPVPLAGWLAQTLAARVEAHAAESAR, from the coding sequence ATGGACGTCTCGCCCCGGTCGACGACGATCGGGCTCGCGGGCCTCGGGAACCTCGGCCTGCCGCTCGCAGGCACGCTGGTGCGGGCCGGCTGGGACCTCGCCGTCCACGACACCGTCGGCGAGCGCGCCGAGCCCGTGGTGGCGCTCGGTGCGAAGGCGGTGCCGGACGCGGCCGCCCTCGCCGAGCGCGACGTGCTGGTGCTCGCCGTCCCCGACGACGCCGCCGTCGAGCAGGTCCTCGACGCCTACCTCGCCGCCGACCGGCCGGGCCGGGCCGTGGTCGTGCACAGCACGGTGCTGCCGCAGACCGCGACCAGGCTGGCCGAGGTAGCGGCCGCGCGCGGCGTCGAACTCGTCGACGCCCCGGTGAGCGGGGGAGCGGAGCGGGCGGAGTCGGGCACGCTGACCGTGATGGTCGGCGGGGCCGACGCGGCGGTGGAGCGGGTGCGTCCGCTGCTGGACACCATCGGCGACCCGGTGCTGCACGTCGGCCCGGTCGGGGCGGGCGCGGCGGCGAAGCTCGCCAACCAGCTCACGATGTTCGCGAACCTGGCCGGCGTCTACGAGGCGATCGACTTCGCCGCGGCGCACGGCGTCGCCACCGACGCCCTCCTCACCGCCCTGGAGACGAGCCTCGGCGACTCCTGGATCGCCCGCAACCTCGGCTTCTGGGACCGCACCGCCGCGGCGTACGACCGCAGCGGCACCCCGGTGAGCGCGCGCCCGTGGAGCAAGGACCTGGCCGAGGTGGTGCAGGCGGCCCGCGCCGCCGACGTCCCGGTCCCCCTGGCCGGCTGGCTCGCGCAGACCCTCGCGGCCCGCGTCGAGGCCCACGCGGCGGAGTCCGCGAGATGA
- a CDS encoding carbohydrate ABC transporter permease → MTAGTAAPVAPPAAPRPPAPARTSRRTREALAAYGFLSPWIAGMLLLTIGPMVYSLYLSFTRYNLMTPAQWVGIDNYVRMFTADPRYLSSVSVTLRYVAISVPLLLVVSLLVAMLLNKAMAFLPAYRAAFYLPSLIASSVAIAVLWRQVFGQDGIVNEVLALVGIEGGSWIGNPGTALYTLVVLHVWSFGSTMIIFLAGLRQVPKEYYEAAAVDGAGAVRRFAHITLPMLTPLIFFNLLLSTVNAFQAFTPAYVISGGEGGPLDSTLFYTLYLYQRGFANLEMGYASAMAWTLVVVLALFTAGLFASARFWVHYGDER, encoded by the coding sequence ATGACGGCCGGGACGGCGGCCCCGGTCGCGCCGCCTGCAGCACCACGGCCGCCCGCACCGGCCAGGACGAGCCGGCGCACCCGGGAGGCGCTCGCGGCCTACGGGTTCCTGTCGCCGTGGATCGCCGGGATGCTGCTGCTGACCATCGGCCCGATGGTCTACTCGTTGTACCTGTCGTTCACCCGCTACAACCTGATGACCCCGGCGCAGTGGGTGGGCATCGACAACTACGTGCGGATGTTCACTGCCGACCCGCGCTACCTCTCCTCGGTCAGCGTCACCCTGCGCTACGTCGCGATCTCGGTGCCGCTGCTGCTCGTGGTGTCGCTGCTGGTGGCGATGCTGCTGAACAAGGCGATGGCGTTCCTGCCCGCATACCGCGCCGCGTTCTACCTGCCGTCGCTGATCGCATCGAGCGTGGCGATCGCGGTGCTGTGGCGCCAGGTCTTCGGCCAGGACGGCATCGTCAACGAGGTGCTCGCGCTCGTCGGGATCGAGGGCGGCAGCTGGATCGGCAACCCGGGCACCGCCCTCTACACGCTGGTGGTGCTGCACGTCTGGTCGTTCGGCTCCACGATGATCATCTTCCTGGCCGGGCTGCGGCAGGTGCCGAAGGAGTACTACGAGGCCGCAGCGGTGGACGGCGCGGGCGCGGTGCGCCGGTTCGCGCACATCACGCTGCCGATGCTGACCCCGCTGATCTTCTTCAACCTGCTGCTGTCGACCGTGAACGCGTTCCAGGCGTTCACCCCGGCGTACGTGATCTCCGGCGGGGAGGGCGGGCCGCTCGACTCGACCCTCTTCTACACGCTCTACCTGTACCAACGCGGCTTCGCGAACCTCGAGATGGGCTACGCCTCGGCGATGGCGTGGACGCTCGTGGTGGTGCTCGCGCTGTTCACGGCGGGTCTGTTCGCCAGTGCCCGGTTCTGGGTCCACTACGGGGACGAACGATGA